The following proteins are co-located in the Argopecten irradians isolate NY chromosome 9, Ai_NY, whole genome shotgun sequence genome:
- the LOC138331572 gene encoding uncharacterized protein, with translation MLVFLLAVSLFGRALAATELLHNPDFESNFDGNGWFCNHCHLSKSSDSYHGHGSAQVTQRSRNWASLSQTVNVKANHRYVFKAYIKLLSHTLPYHRVELKVKAASSAGGHVTNILCSDSPYVQQNSQWVEIGFDVDIPNGKDRATIFIQINEVAVNYLVDGASFQELVPDTNWKSEAQNRIEQIRKNDVHISVANPGNVNLDGVTVEMHQKSSAFPFGCAVKHSLITDPSATGYQKYVYDNFEWATVANAFKWKLMEFTQGHPNFDNAMPALNELQAKNMTVRGHNLYWGVHGHYPAWLDHLSEQQVLQAMHTHINDMVSHTRGKFAHWDVNNENLHGDVFEKKTGHTNITMEMFQWLHSAEPGVKLFLNDYNILNTGRYTTALKEQGRIFREAGIPIYGIGEQSHFNHGREDMTTVKYRLDKSAEANLPIWITELSVADSDVNSKADRFDDILTMYFSHPAVEGVIVWGFCENTMKCTQCDLATGSQCQPNAAGQRVSQLLRQTWRTNVSQSLANHNIRAFKGDYSMTIKQNGHVLETKTFTVGDSAKTLTVTVSESGNTVHTSTNIH, from the exons ATGTTGGTCTTTCTTCTAGCTGTATCGCTGTTTGGGAGAGCTTTAGCGGCAACGGAGCTCCTTCACAACCCTGACTTTGAGAGCAATTTTGATGGAAATGGCTGGTTCTGTAATCACTGTCATCTATCGAAGAGTTCCGATAGTTACCATGGTCACGGCAGTGCTCAAGTAACGCAAAG ATCACGTAACTGGGCAAGTCTTTCCCAAACAGTTAATGTCAAGGCCAATCATCGTTACGTCTTCAAAGCCTACATCAAACTTCTCAGTCACACACTGCCCTATCATAGGGTGGAACTGAAGGTCAAGGCCGCTTCATCCGCTG GCGGTCATGTTACAAATATACTATGTTCAGACAGCCCTTACGTTCAACAGAACTCTCAGTGGGTGGAAATCGGATTCGACGTTGACATTCCTAATG GTAAGGACAGGGCTACcatatttattcaaatcaaCGAGGTTGCCGTGAACTATCTTGTTGATGGAGCCAGTTTCCAGGAACTTGTTCCGGATACTAATTGGAAATCGGAGGCTCAAAATAGGATTGAGCAGATCCGGAAAAATGATGTACATATCAG CGTAGCAAATCCTGGGAACGTGAATCTCGATGGTGTAACAGTCGAG ATGCACCAGAAGTCCAGTGCCTTTCCTTTCGGATGTGCGGTTAAACATAGCCTAATCACAGACCCATCGGCAACTGGCTATCAGAAATACGTATACGACAACTTTGAGTGGGCTACTGTTGCTAATGCATTTAAATGGAAATTAATGGAATTTACACAG GGGCATCCAAACTTTGACAATGCCATGCCGGCTCTAAATGAATTACAAGCGAAAAA TATGACGGTACGTGGACATAACCTATACTGGGGCGTACATGGTCACTACCCGGCCTGGCTTGATCATCTGTCAGAACAACAAGTATTACAGGCCATGCATACTCATATTAATGACATGGTGTCTCATACCAGAGGAAA ATTTGCCCATTGGGATGTCAACAACGAAAATCTTCATGGTGATGTGTTTGAGAAGAAAACTGGCCACACTAACATTACCATGGAGATGTTCCAGTGGTTACACAGTGCTGAACCAGGAGTTAAGCTGTTTCTGAATGATTATAATATTCTCAACACGGGTCGTTACACCACT GCTCTGAAGGAACAAGGCCGGATATTCCGTGAAGCCGGAATTCCAATTTATGGAATCGGAGAACAGAGCCACTTTAACCATGGCCGTGAAGACATGACTACAGTTAAG TACCGTCTGGACAAGTCAGCTGAGGCTAACCTCCCTATTTGGATCACTGAGTTGTCTGTCGCTGATTCTGATGTCAACAGTAAAGCTGATAGGTTTGATGACATTCTGACGATGTACTTCAGTCACCCTGCCGTGGAAGGTGTCATCGTCTGGGGCTTCTGTGAAAATACCATGAAGTGCACACAATGTGACCTTGCTACTGGATCACAGTGTCAG CCTAACGCTGCTGGTCAAAGAGTTAGTCAATTACTTCGACAAACATGGCGGACAAACGTATCCCAGTCATTAGCGAATCACAACATACGAGCTTTCAAGGGAGACTACTCAATGACGATTAAACAAAACGGACATGTTTTAGAGACGAAAACCTTCACTGTTGGTGACTCTGCCAAGACATTGACCGTCACAGTCAGTGAATCTG GTAATACAGTTCATACGTCGACAAACATCCATTAG